A window of the Exiguobacterium mexicanum genome harbors these coding sequences:
- a CDS encoding helix-turn-helix domain-containing protein, translated as MYTIDEAFEILSKTKLTTHKETVRNWVRKGVIQAEPLESRKKGYRISEEALEQFIKKRMPEGWEMYPKSVTGDAREVVKSEDVAPYHVEIDVEAIKEQGRIEMWHQVAGRWLWEGDFEISRRMVRNAVAHRRYSKEFEQLVWERCLKNSAPRKKPRVLYLVDAFLFEEERVPFHKGFDIKEDQIMQALIEHVRMNAKSGKYTNESSVNKFKI; from the coding sequence ATGTATACAATTGATGAAGCATTTGAGATTCTATCGAAGACCAAGCTCACGACCCACAAGGAAACCGTCCGGAACTGGGTACGAAAAGGCGTGATACAGGCGGAACCGCTCGAGTCCCGTAAAAAAGGCTATCGAATCAGCGAGGAGGCTCTCGAGCAGTTCATCAAAAAACGGATGCCTGAAGGATGGGAGATGTATCCAAAGTCGGTGACAGGAGATGCTCGGGAGGTCGTCAAGAGTGAGGACGTGGCCCCATATCACGTCGAAATCGACGTGGAAGCAATCAAAGAGCAGGGGCGGATTGAAATGTGGCATCAAGTGGCCGGCCGCTGGCTGTGGGAAGGCGATTTTGAGATCAGTCGTAGGATGGTGCGGAACGCGGTCGCGCATAGACGTTATTCAAAAGAATTTGAACAGCTGGTTTGGGAAAGGTGTCTTAAGAACAGTGCCCCACGAAAAAAACCACGTGTCCTTTATTTGGTTGATGCGTTCTTATTTGAAGAAGAGCGGGTGCCATTTCACAAGGGTTTTGATATCAAAGAAGATCAAATCATGCAGGCATTGATTGAACACGTTCGTATGAATGCAAAGTCCGGAAAATATACAAATGAATCTAGTGTAAATAAATTCAAGATTTAG
- a CDS encoding putative quinol monooxygenase, whose amino-acid sequence MVNVALLVRLEAKPGKEAEVESFLRGALPVVQEESETIAWFAIRLGPTTFGIFDAFPDDTGRQAHLSGQVAAALMEKAPELFVEPPVIENIDVLASKLPK is encoded by the coding sequence ATGGTTAATGTAGCGCTATTGGTTCGACTTGAAGCAAAACCTGGAAAAGAAGCGGAAGTTGAAAGCTTCCTACGTGGGGCCCTACCTGTGGTTCAGGAGGAGTCAGAAACGATTGCATGGTTTGCAATCCGACTTGGACCTACGACATTCGGAATCTTTGACGCATTCCCGGACGACACAGGTCGTCAAGCACACCTTTCTGGTCAAGTGGCTGCGGCATTGATGGAGAAAGCTCCTGAACTTTTCGTAGAGCCACCAGTGATTGAAAATATTGATGTCCTTGCTTCCAAGCTTCCTAAATAA
- a CDS encoding lecithin retinol acyltransferase family protein has protein sequence MKNRFLDKIKVTPSNKKVLKNIVTPMLWAREKTSIHRHSSLLNKSYNFMQEPAIGALIYCQLGTAEHSGVYIGNKNVIDLNRKGEIKKVSLKEFTGNILSTDKDIFIPVMKHAMWPLGDENIAKEAFKNLSERRKYNLLDDNCHQFVAGCIIGNLENDCNFLFMVKEEFSKFLSVEESNIVWVRWKWYLN, from the coding sequence GTACTAAAAAATATCGTTACTCCCATGTTATGGGCACGAGAAAAAACTTCAATTCATAGGCATTCCTCACTTTTGAATAAATCATACAATTTTATGCAAGAGCCTGCTATTGGTGCATTGATTTATTGCCAATTAGGTACAGCAGAACATTCGGGTGTATACATAGGAAATAAAAATGTTATCGACTTAAATCGAAAAGGAGAAATTAAAAAAGTTAGTCTGAAAGAATTCACTGGTAACATCCTTAGTACAGATAAAGACATTTTTATTCCAGTAATGAAGCATGCAATGTGGCCATTAGGAGATGAAAACATAGCAAAAGAAGCGTTTAAAAATCTGTCAGAAAGAAGAAAATACAATCTTCTTGATGATAACTGTCATCAATTTGTAGCAGGCTGTATCATAGGGAACCTTGAAAATGATTGTAATTTTTTGTTTATGGTCAAAGAAGAGTTTTCAAAATTCTTGAGTGTAGAGGAATCTAACATTGTTTGGGTTCGCTGGAAGTGGTATTTAAATTAG